The following proteins are co-located in the Rhodococcus opacus B4 genome:
- the leuD gene encoding 3-isopropylmalate dehydratase small subunit — MEPFTVHTGVAAPLRRTDVDTDQIIPVRFLTHSSRTGFSDKLFHDWREEPDFVLNDPAYAGSTILVAGRDFGTGSSREYAVWALQNYGFRAVIAPRFGDIFRGNALTNGLLTVTLPSDIIEQLWALLESDPGHEVTVDLVARRVRAGELTAAFELDDNTRWRLLDGLDHIDLTLAHTATISDYEHRRRPALPSTALLTG; from the coding sequence ATGGAACCGTTCACCGTGCACACCGGCGTCGCCGCCCCCTTGCGGCGCACCGACGTCGACACCGACCAGATCATCCCTGTCCGCTTCCTCACCCACAGTTCCCGGACCGGCTTCTCCGACAAGCTCTTCCACGACTGGCGCGAGGAGCCCGACTTCGTCCTCAACGATCCGGCCTACGCCGGATCGACCATCCTGGTCGCCGGCCGGGACTTCGGCACCGGGTCGTCGCGCGAGTACGCGGTATGGGCGTTGCAGAACTACGGATTCCGTGCCGTGATCGCGCCCCGCTTCGGGGACATCTTCCGCGGTAACGCCCTCACCAACGGTCTGCTCACGGTGACCTTGCCCAGCGACATCATCGAACAACTGTGGGCGCTGCTCGAATCCGATCCCGGACACGAGGTCACCGTCGACCTGGTCGCACGGCGGGTACGGGCCGGGGAGCTCACCGCCGCGTTCGAGCTCGACGACAACACCCGGTGGCGGCTACTCGATGGTCTCGACCACATCGACCTGACCCTCGCGCACACCGCCACGATCAGCGACTACGAACATCGGCGGCGTCCCGCACTGCCCTCCACCGCACTACTGACGGGCTGA
- a CDS encoding HpcH/HpaI aldolase/citrate lyase family protein: MARSYLFVPGHNDTLLGKAFDAGADAVILDLEDAVPPECKDTARARVADILITHHAWVRINAVGTAPAAEDLAAVAGRAHGIRVPKVDSVDDVRWVRERAPGTPLICAIETAKGVVNALAIASEPGVEHLALGGIDLRKDLGIGDGDAPLQYVRSHLVIASRAAGIAPPIDSVHPHLRDTDGLARQAGQARSLGFGGKSAIHPSQLPVIHTAFTPSEDELAWARRVVHVFAESGGAAVQLPDGEFVDLPVAERARRILQSQ; this comes from the coding sequence ATGGCCCGCAGCTACCTCTTCGTTCCCGGACACAACGACACGCTCCTCGGCAAGGCCTTCGATGCCGGCGCGGACGCGGTGATCCTCGACCTCGAGGACGCGGTCCCGCCCGAGTGCAAGGACACCGCCCGCGCCCGCGTTGCGGACATTCTGATCACCCACCACGCCTGGGTGCGCATCAACGCCGTCGGCACCGCGCCCGCCGCCGAGGATCTGGCCGCTGTCGCCGGCCGTGCCCACGGCATCCGCGTCCCGAAGGTCGACTCGGTCGACGACGTGCGGTGGGTGCGGGAACGGGCACCGGGAACGCCACTGATCTGCGCGATCGAAACCGCGAAGGGGGTGGTCAACGCCCTGGCCATCGCTTCGGAACCCGGCGTCGAGCACCTCGCCCTCGGCGGCATCGACCTCCGGAAAGACCTCGGCATCGGCGACGGGGACGCCCCGCTGCAGTATGTGCGATCGCACCTGGTCATCGCGTCCCGAGCCGCGGGAATCGCACCACCGATCGACAGCGTCCACCCCCACCTGCGGGACACCGACGGACTCGCCCGGCAAGCCGGCCAGGCCCGCTCTCTCGGCTTCGGCGGCAAATCCGCCATCCACCCCTCCCAACTGCCGGTCATTCACACCGCCTTCACCCCCAGCGAGGACGAACTCGCTTGGGCACGAAGGGTTGTGCACGTCTTCGCGGAATCCGGCGGAGCGGCCGTCCAGCTTCCGGACGGCGAGTTCGTGGATCTGCCCGTCGCCGAGCGGGCTCGCCGAATCCTCCAGTCCCAGTAG
- a CDS encoding 2-hydroxycarboxylate transporter family protein — protein MKIKDAVPGTEAPAPARHGSQRAKILSMPWPWYLALVAVGLAAVYTGTLPENIFGGLAIAMIIGCGLFWIGDRTPALSAIGGGPLLCVFVPALVVYFGLVPDSFAVIVKDWFTGYGFVEILVASIIAGSILGMDRRFLIKAGGRFCLVIVVAFAVVVTVIGSLAAVTGFGFKTAILDVTIPIMAGGISGGAIPLSQMYADTIGGDAQQYMSGIVPPIICANLLCIVLASVYANLTRRRTKLFVGFNGHGEMLRIKATPEQVAAVTDKRPLTISGLGTGLLMTGAIYLVGAMLQAAVPPVHLYAWVILLTAAIKLSGVLPAEVEESTTEWYQFVVTLWVPAALVGIGVSLIDINQIAELASRPAYLAFTIATVLVTALTAGFVGWLLKLYFMESSITAGLCMTDLGGSGDIATLGTTRRMHLLPFAQITSRLGGGLVLLSASGFLAYFYG, from the coding sequence GTGAAGATCAAGGATGCGGTACCCGGCACGGAGGCGCCGGCTCCGGCCCGACACGGGTCGCAACGAGCGAAGATCCTGTCGATGCCGTGGCCGTGGTACCTCGCGCTGGTCGCGGTCGGCCTGGCCGCCGTGTACACCGGCACCCTCCCGGAGAACATCTTCGGCGGTCTGGCCATCGCCATGATCATCGGCTGTGGCCTGTTCTGGATCGGCGACCGCACGCCGGCGCTGTCCGCGATCGGCGGTGGCCCCCTGTTGTGTGTGTTCGTGCCGGCGCTCGTCGTGTACTTCGGTCTGGTTCCGGACAGCTTCGCCGTGATCGTCAAGGACTGGTTCACCGGCTACGGGTTCGTCGAGATTCTGGTGGCCTCGATCATCGCGGGCAGCATCCTCGGCATGGACCGACGGTTCCTGATCAAGGCGGGCGGCCGATTCTGCCTGGTGATCGTGGTGGCATTCGCCGTCGTCGTCACCGTCATCGGGTCGCTCGCCGCGGTCACCGGTTTCGGATTCAAGACCGCGATCCTCGACGTCACGATCCCGATCATGGCCGGCGGCATCTCCGGTGGTGCGATCCCGTTGTCGCAGATGTACGCCGACACCATCGGCGGCGACGCCCAGCAGTACATGTCGGGCATCGTGCCGCCGATCATCTGCGCGAACCTGCTGTGCATCGTGCTCGCGTCGGTGTACGCCAACCTGACCCGCCGACGGACGAAACTGTTCGTCGGCTTCAACGGCCACGGCGAGATGCTGCGGATCAAGGCCACCCCCGAGCAGGTTGCCGCGGTGACCGACAAACGCCCGCTGACGATCAGCGGACTCGGCACCGGCCTGCTGATGACCGGCGCGATCTACCTCGTCGGCGCGATGCTGCAGGCCGCGGTTCCGCCGGTCCACCTCTACGCCTGGGTCATCCTGCTCACCGCGGCCATCAAGCTGTCGGGTGTGCTGCCGGCCGAGGTGGAGGAGTCGACCACCGAGTGGTACCAGTTCGTCGTCACACTGTGGGTTCCGGCGGCACTGGTCGGGATCGGAGTGTCCCTGATCGACATCAATCAGATCGCCGAACTCGCCTCCCGCCCCGCCTATCTCGCGTTCACGATCGCCACGGTGCTCGTCACCGCGCTGACCGCCGGATTCGTGGGCTGGCTGCTGAAGCTGTACTTCATGGAGTCGTCGATCACGGCCGGCCTGTGCATGACCGACCTCGGCGGGTCCGGCGACATCGCCACCCTCGGCACCACCCGGCGGATGCACCTGCTGCCGTTCGCGCAGATCACCTCCCGGCTCGGCGGTGGGTTGGTGCTGCTGTCGGCGTCGGGTTTCCTGGCCTACTTCTACGGCTGA
- a CDS encoding Lrp/AsnC family transcriptional regulator — MQMATHLDKLDLDLLKLIVEEPKAGVREYARRLNVARGTVQSRLDKFARDGVITSYRPQMQPTALGYSILAFVHLDIAQAMMDATCAHLANIPEVLEVNSVAGKGDLLCRVVAKDHEDFERVLQEMIATDGVLRTQSELVLSRRIAPRIVPLLEKKRAETP; from the coding sequence ATGCAGATGGCCACCCACCTGGACAAGCTGGACCTCGATCTGTTGAAGTTGATCGTCGAGGAACCCAAGGCCGGGGTGCGGGAGTACGCCCGCCGCCTCAACGTGGCGCGGGGGACCGTGCAGTCGAGGCTCGACAAGTTCGCCCGGGACGGGGTGATCACCAGCTACCGGCCGCAGATGCAGCCGACCGCGCTCGGGTATTCCATCCTGGCGTTCGTGCATCTGGACATCGCGCAGGCGATGATGGATGCCACCTGTGCGCACTTGGCCAACATCCCCGAGGTGCTCGAGGTCAATTCCGTTGCCGGGAAGGGTGATCTGCTGTGCCGGGTGGTGGCGAAGGATCACGAGGACTTCGAGCGGGTGTTGCAGGAGATGATCGCCACCGACGGGGTGTTGCGAACCCAGTCCGAACTGGTGCTCAGTCGCCGCATCGCCCCGCGGATCGTGCCGCTGCTGGAGAAGAAGCGGGCCGAGACGCCCTGA
- a CDS encoding LysR family transcriptional regulator has translation MELSLRRLRMLRELHRRGTVTAAALALHYTTSAVSQQLTQLERDVGAKLFERRGRRVQLTEIGLLLAEHAEDIMRSVDRATTALEQTQDGVTARLTVGVWASVASSLLPSALTLLAAEHPGIEVRTRELAPEDTAVAVLDGSLDFSFVIDYSDYPMQWDPELTRVVIAVERLHAALPPGTVSARTMALADLAEHPWILAGPGSHFGRAVRLACQRCGFEPRINHEVGEQATALAMVSAGLGVTLVSDLGLTLRPPGMDVVALTEPLMRTISIAHRETAAHRQPLQLVIDAVRAAAAAQGLAARSPYP, from the coding sequence ATGGAGCTGTCTCTGCGCCGGTTGCGGATGCTTCGGGAGTTACACCGCCGAGGCACCGTGACAGCCGCGGCGCTGGCCTTGCACTACACCACCTCCGCGGTGTCCCAACAGCTCACCCAGCTCGAACGCGATGTCGGCGCAAAGCTATTCGAGCGGCGCGGTCGGCGCGTACAGCTCACCGAGATCGGCCTGCTCCTCGCCGAGCATGCCGAGGACATCATGCGATCGGTGGACCGTGCGACGACCGCCCTCGAACAGACGCAGGACGGGGTCACCGCCCGATTGACCGTTGGCGTGTGGGCGTCCGTCGCGTCGAGCCTGCTGCCGAGTGCGCTGACGTTGCTGGCCGCCGAACATCCCGGCATCGAGGTGCGAACGAGGGAGCTCGCGCCGGAGGACACCGCGGTCGCGGTACTGGACGGCTCGCTGGACTTCTCGTTCGTGATCGACTATTCCGACTACCCGATGCAGTGGGACCCGGAGTTGACCCGAGTGGTGATCGCGGTGGAGCGACTGCACGCAGCGCTGCCTCCGGGAACGGTTTCCGCGAGAACCATGGCGCTGGCGGACCTCGCCGAGCATCCGTGGATCCTTGCGGGCCCCGGTTCGCATTTCGGCCGCGCGGTGCGGTTGGCCTGTCAGCGTTGCGGATTCGAACCCAGGATCAACCATGAGGTCGGCGAGCAGGCGACGGCACTCGCGATGGTGTCCGCGGGCCTGGGAGTCACCCTCGTCTCCGATCTCGGACTGACGCTGCGCCCACCCGGCATGGACGTCGTCGCGCTCACCGAACCGCTCATGCGGACGATCTCCATCGCCCATCGGGAGACGGCAGCGCACCGACAGCCGCTGCAACTGGTGATCGACGCCGTGCGCGCCGCGGCGGCGGCACAGGGGCTCGCCGCGCGGTCGCCGTACCCGTAG
- a CDS encoding Glu/Leu/Phe/Val dehydrogenase dimerization domain-containing protein: MTMTTESGFGRTPEHREYDENTAMQRRIDAATVPSGEPLLRVTWSDPVTGALGYLVVHTLVSDLATGGTRMRAGCTMSEVEDLASGMAAKTAAFDLPVGGAKGGIDFDPKDPRAVGVLERFCQAMRPWLAAHWVTAEDLGVPQHLLDDVFERLGLQQSYHAAISRAEDPQRTLLRVRAALNAPVPGGFLLGDVIGGYGVAQACIGTVNTCGWAPADTTVAIQGIGTMGGGAAWYLHEAGMRVVAVADALGTLYCPDGLDIPALLDLRNSYGEVDRSRVPLHVQQLPSAAVIATAADILVPAAISYAITTDNVDHVAAKVVIEAANAATTPQAEAVLTGRGIPVVPDFVANAGAVAWAWWVLLGQVGTDPEDSFERLRTEMLAKVALLLGQWILDGAAPRHTAWDLVAAHRSAPAPADPLAVPLTIP; this comes from the coding sequence GTGACCATGACGACGGAATCCGGGTTCGGCCGCACCCCCGAGCACCGCGAGTACGACGAGAACACTGCGATGCAGCGTCGGATCGATGCGGCGACCGTGCCCAGCGGCGAGCCCCTGTTGCGTGTGACCTGGTCTGATCCGGTCACCGGAGCTCTTGGCTACCTCGTCGTGCACACGTTGGTGTCCGATCTGGCCACCGGCGGCACCCGGATGCGGGCAGGCTGCACGATGTCGGAGGTGGAGGATCTGGCCAGCGGCATGGCGGCCAAGACCGCGGCGTTCGACCTGCCTGTCGGCGGGGCGAAGGGCGGCATCGACTTCGACCCGAAGGACCCCCGCGCCGTCGGTGTCCTGGAGCGGTTCTGTCAGGCGATGCGCCCGTGGCTGGCCGCGCACTGGGTGACCGCGGAAGATCTGGGGGTGCCGCAGCATCTACTCGACGACGTCTTCGAGCGGCTCGGCCTTCAGCAGTCCTACCATGCGGCGATCAGCCGTGCGGAAGATCCGCAGAGGACTCTGCTCCGGGTGCGGGCCGCGTTGAACGCTCCGGTGCCCGGCGGATTTCTGCTCGGCGATGTGATCGGCGGGTACGGAGTCGCGCAGGCGTGCATCGGCACGGTGAACACGTGCGGATGGGCTCCGGCCGACACCACGGTGGCAATCCAGGGCATCGGCACCATGGGAGGCGGCGCGGCCTGGTATCTGCACGAGGCCGGTATGCGCGTAGTCGCTGTCGCCGACGCCCTGGGCACGCTGTACTGCCCCGACGGCCTGGACATTCCTGCGCTGCTCGACCTGCGCAACAGTTACGGCGAGGTCGACCGCTCTCGCGTGCCCCTGCATGTTCAGCAGTTGCCGAGTGCGGCGGTGATCGCCACTGCGGCGGACATCCTCGTCCCGGCCGCGATCTCCTATGCGATCACGACGGACAACGTCGACCACGTCGCCGCGAAAGTCGTGATCGAAGCTGCGAATGCCGCGACAACCCCGCAGGCGGAGGCAGTGCTCACCGGCCGGGGCATTCCGGTGGTCCCGGACTTCGTCGCCAATGCCGGAGCAGTCGCCTGGGCCTGGTGGGTACTGCTCGGTCAGGTCGGCACCGACCCGGAGGACTCGTTCGAGCGGTTGCGCACCGAGATGCTGGCCAAGGTGGCGTTGCTGCTCGGGCAGTGGATCCTGGACGGCGCGGCGCCGCGGCACACCGCGTGGGACCTCGTCGCGGCCCACCGCAGCGCGCCGGCTCCGGCCGATCCCCTGGCTGTGCCGCTCACCATCCCGTGA
- a CDS encoding RraA family protein — protein sequence MPVSPSPESASRAALLTSLSQVADVSCAVADALDQLNVGAAIGAGVLAPLRRGQRICGPAVTLRYRRLTGDVVDNRADGLGARLGDRDLYSSARPGDVAVFDCPTPADTAVVGALSAHWAQLAGLAGCVVGGAVRDSVSIIDSGLPVWSMARTPHAARFRYATESIGDPVRLAGQLVFPGDIVVADDDGVAIIPADRLSEVVNICVEADRIEHELLAQLRSSDSIADLQSTLRQRPVTVFDR from the coding sequence ATGCCCGTGTCCCCCTCCCCGGAATCGGCCAGCCGCGCCGCACTTTTGACGTCCCTGTCGCAGGTGGCCGACGTCTCCTGTGCGGTCGCCGACGCCCTCGACCAGTTGAATGTCGGGGCCGCGATCGGTGCCGGCGTCCTCGCACCGCTGCGCCGCGGGCAACGGATCTGTGGGCCCGCGGTGACGTTGCGGTACCGACGTCTGACCGGCGACGTCGTCGACAATCGGGCGGACGGGCTCGGTGCCCGACTCGGAGACCGAGACCTCTACAGCAGCGCCCGGCCCGGTGACGTCGCGGTGTTCGACTGCCCCACCCCGGCCGACACCGCGGTGGTCGGTGCGCTGTCCGCGCACTGGGCGCAGTTGGCCGGACTCGCCGGCTGTGTGGTCGGCGGCGCCGTCCGCGATTCGGTGTCCATCATCGACAGCGGCCTGCCGGTGTGGTCGATGGCCCGGACCCCGCACGCCGCCCGGTTCCGCTACGCCACCGAGTCGATCGGCGACCCGGTTCGCCTCGCCGGCCAGCTGGTCTTCCCGGGTGACATCGTCGTCGCCGACGACGACGGCGTCGCGATCATCCCGGCCGACCGGCTGTCCGAGGTGGTGAACATCTGCGTCGAAGCCGACCGGATCGAACACGAGCTGCTCGCACAGTTGCGGTCGAGTGACTCGATCGCCGACCTGCAGAGCACGCTTCGCCAGCGGCCGGTCACCGTGTTCGACCGCTGA
- a CDS encoding CaiB/BaiF CoA transferase family protein codes for MSVNAYDDTPAPSSSESANRGPLQGIRVLDISTVYAAPIAAMLLGDFGAEVIKIEHPTGDPARSHGAHKDGQGLWWKVISRNKKCITLDLGTPEGQQILRDLVVDVDVLVENFRPGVLEKWGLGPDRLTALNPGLITLRVTGFGQEGPYAERRAFGTLAEAMSGFAHQTGEEDGPPTLPPFGLADGVAGITGAFGVVTALLHRNGPEGDGQGQVIDLSLLEPLIGILGPGPTAFDQLGVIAGRQGNRSPNNAPRNTYLTKDDRWVAISASATSVAERVMRLVGRVDLVEQPWFSSAGERSRNGDLLDDAVGKWIAARPFDEVATEFERVGAALAPIYDVEQLMKDPHVLARDMITTVDDEDLGPLAMQNLMVRMLGTPGAIRFPGRRLGQDNAQIYRDTLGLGTASIEALRGRGVI; via the coding sequence ATGAGCGTGAACGCATACGATGACACCCCGGCCCCGAGTTCGTCGGAATCGGCGAACCGCGGTCCGCTGCAGGGGATCCGAGTTCTCGACATCAGCACCGTGTACGCCGCACCGATTGCCGCGATGCTGCTCGGCGACTTCGGAGCCGAGGTGATCAAGATCGAGCACCCGACGGGTGACCCCGCCCGATCCCATGGGGCACACAAGGACGGCCAGGGACTCTGGTGGAAAGTCATTTCGCGTAACAAGAAATGCATCACCCTCGATCTCGGGACCCCGGAGGGCCAGCAGATCCTGCGCGATCTGGTCGTCGACGTCGATGTGCTCGTGGAGAACTTCCGGCCCGGAGTGCTCGAGAAGTGGGGACTCGGACCCGACCGGCTCACCGCCCTCAACCCGGGCTTGATCACGTTGCGGGTCACCGGATTCGGGCAGGAAGGGCCCTACGCCGAACGCCGCGCCTTCGGCACCCTCGCCGAGGCGATGAGTGGATTCGCACACCAGACAGGTGAGGAGGACGGCCCGCCGACGCTGCCCCCGTTCGGTCTCGCCGACGGTGTCGCCGGCATCACCGGCGCCTTCGGCGTGGTCACGGCACTCCTGCACCGCAACGGCCCCGAAGGCGACGGGCAAGGGCAGGTCATCGACCTCTCGCTGCTCGAACCCCTGATCGGCATCCTCGGCCCGGGCCCCACCGCCTTCGACCAGCTCGGCGTGATCGCCGGCCGCCAAGGCAACCGCTCGCCCAACAACGCCCCCCGCAACACGTACCTCACCAAGGACGACCGGTGGGTGGCGATCTCGGCCAGCGCCACCTCCGTCGCGGAACGGGTCATGCGCCTGGTCGGTCGAGTCGACCTCGTCGAACAGCCGTGGTTCTCCTCCGCCGGGGAACGCAGCCGCAACGGCGACCTCCTCGACGATGCGGTCGGAAAATGGATCGCCGCCCGCCCGTTCGACGAGGTCGCTACCGAGTTCGAGCGCGTCGGCGCCGCCCTCGCACCCATCTACGACGTGGAGCAACTGATGAAGGACCCGCACGTCCTCGCCCGCGACATGATCACCACCGTCGACGACGAGGACCTCGGGCCCCTCGCCATGCAGAACCTCATGGTGCGCATGCTCGGCACCCCCGGGGCCATCCGCTTCCCGGGACGACGACTCGGGCAGGACAACGCGCAAATCTACCGCGACACACTCGGATTGGGCACCGCGAGCATCGAGGCTCTGCGGGGCAGGGGAGTCATCTGA
- the leuC gene encoding 3-isopropylmalate dehydratase large subunit — protein MGKTLAEKVWDAHVVRRDEGEPDLLYIDMHLLHEVNTPQAFDGLRASGRTVRRPDLTLGTEDHNTPTVAVDKEIVDPAAREQVSLMHKNCAEFGIELFRLGEEHQGIVHVIGPELGLSHPGSTIVCCDSHTATQGAFGSLAFGIGTSQVEHVLATQTLPMGRLKNMAVTVNGSLPEGVTAKDLILAIIARVGTAGGQGHIIEYRGQAIDELSMEGRMTVCNMSVEAGSRAGMIAPDEKTFAYLRGRPAAPGADRWDAEVAYWRTLFTDEDAVFDKEVVIDASTLTPFVSWGTTPAQSAPLGDPVPHPEAFADPVERAAVQRAQEYMDIVPGRPVRGLPVDVVFIGSCTNSRIEDLREVARVLDGRKVAPGVDLMIVPGSMKVRQQAIDEGLNEVFEAAGAGLRFAGCSMCAALNEDRLTPGQRAASTNNRNFEGRQGKGSRTHIVSPAVAAATAVAGHLAAPADLT, from the coding sequence ATGGGTAAGACACTGGCCGAAAAGGTGTGGGACGCACACGTGGTGCGCCGCGACGAGGGCGAGCCGGACCTGCTCTACATCGACATGCACCTGCTGCACGAGGTGAACACCCCGCAGGCGTTCGACGGGCTCCGGGCCAGCGGCCGCACGGTGCGCCGACCCGACCTGACGCTGGGCACCGAGGACCACAACACCCCCACCGTCGCAGTGGACAAGGAGATCGTCGATCCCGCGGCCCGCGAGCAGGTGTCGCTGATGCACAAGAACTGTGCGGAGTTCGGGATCGAGTTGTTCCGGCTCGGCGAGGAACATCAGGGCATCGTGCACGTCATCGGACCGGAACTGGGCCTGTCCCATCCGGGTTCGACGATCGTCTGCTGCGATTCGCACACCGCCACCCAGGGCGCCTTCGGATCGTTGGCGTTCGGGATCGGCACCAGCCAGGTCGAGCACGTCCTGGCCACCCAGACGCTGCCGATGGGGCGGCTGAAGAACATGGCCGTCACCGTGAACGGATCGCTGCCCGAGGGGGTGACGGCGAAGGACCTGATCCTGGCGATCATCGCGCGGGTCGGCACCGCCGGCGGACAGGGCCACATCATCGAATACCGCGGCCAGGCCATCGACGAGCTGTCGATGGAGGGCCGGATGACGGTGTGCAACATGTCCGTCGAGGCCGGGTCGCGGGCCGGGATGATCGCCCCGGACGAGAAGACCTTCGCATATCTGCGGGGCCGGCCCGCCGCCCCGGGTGCAGACCGGTGGGATGCCGAAGTAGCGTACTGGCGCACCCTGTTCACCGACGAGGACGCCGTCTTCGACAAGGAGGTCGTCATCGACGCCTCCACCCTCACCCCGTTCGTGTCCTGGGGCACCACCCCCGCGCAGAGCGCACCGCTGGGGGACCCGGTCCCCCATCCGGAGGCGTTCGCGGACCCGGTCGAGCGGGCCGCCGTGCAGCGAGCACAGGAGTACATGGACATCGTCCCCGGACGCCCGGTTCGCGGGCTGCCGGTCGACGTCGTGTTCATCGGCTCGTGCACGAACAGCCGCATCGAGGACCTGCGCGAGGTCGCGCGCGTCCTCGACGGCCGGAAGGTCGCGCCCGGGGTCGACCTGATGATCGTGCCCGGGTCGATGAAGGTGCGTCAGCAGGCGATCGACGAGGGCCTGAACGAGGTGTTCGAGGCCGCCGGGGCGGGACTGCGGTTCGCCGGCTGCTCGATGTGCGCGGCGTTGAACGAGGATCGGCTCACCCCCGGCCAGCGCGCCGCGTCGACGAACAACCGCAACTTCGAGGGCCGGCAGGGCAAGGGCTCGCGCACCCACATCGTCTCCCCCGCCGTCGCCGCGGCGACCGCCGTCGCCGGCCACCTCGCCGCACCCGCCGACCTGACCTGA
- a CDS encoding MFS transporter, protein MSDDATPSGPTRAPTSTRRAVLNTMKGSAGNLVEWYDVYIYTVFATYFEAQFFDENDSNSTLYIYGIFAVTFVMRPVGSWFFGRFADRRGRKAALMLSITIMSSCSFLVAVMPTRETLGYWAAVILVLARLVQGFATGGEYGTSATYMSEAATANRRGFLSSFQYVTLVGGHVLAQFTLLIALSVLDVETLNDWGWRIGFFIGGVAALVVLWIRRSMDESLSESHLEAIRAGEDRTAGSLTALFTTYWRPLLLVFLITAGGTVAFYTYSVNAPAIVKSTFGEDRALTATWINLLGLILLLLLQPVGGIVSDRVGRKPLLIFFGVGGVLYTYVLLTYLPETTSSLAAFALVAVGYIILTGYTSINAIVKAELFPADIRALGVGLGYALANSVFGGTAPVLFQASKSAGHVGWFIFYVTVVIGISLLVYIFGLKNKADTVLDREQGSAWGVPVPSGPR, encoded by the coding sequence ATGAGCGATGACGCGACTCCGTCCGGTCCGACCCGCGCTCCGACGAGCACCCGGCGGGCGGTGCTCAACACGATGAAGGGTTCGGCAGGAAACCTCGTCGAGTGGTACGACGTGTACATATACACGGTCTTCGCGACGTATTTCGAGGCGCAATTCTTCGACGAGAACGACTCCAACTCAACGCTGTACATCTATGGGATCTTCGCGGTCACCTTCGTCATGCGACCGGTGGGGTCCTGGTTCTTCGGCCGGTTCGCCGACCGTCGTGGCCGCAAGGCGGCCCTGATGCTCAGCATCACCATCATGTCTTCGTGCTCCTTCCTGGTGGCGGTGATGCCGACACGCGAGACTCTCGGGTATTGGGCGGCGGTGATCTTGGTCCTCGCCCGGCTCGTGCAGGGATTCGCCACGGGCGGGGAGTACGGCACGTCGGCGACGTACATGTCCGAGGCGGCGACCGCGAATCGGCGCGGCTTCCTGTCGTCCTTCCAGTACGTGACCCTCGTGGGCGGTCACGTGCTCGCGCAATTCACGCTCCTGATTGCGCTCAGCGTTCTCGATGTCGAGACGTTGAATGACTGGGGATGGCGGATCGGCTTCTTCATCGGTGGCGTCGCCGCTCTGGTCGTGCTGTGGATTCGGCGTTCGATGGACGAGTCGCTCAGTGAGTCGCATCTGGAGGCGATCCGTGCGGGTGAGGACCGGACGGCAGGTTCCCTGACGGCGTTGTTCACCACGTACTGGCGTCCGCTGCTGCTGGTGTTTCTCATAACGGCGGGTGGCACGGTCGCGTTCTACACCTACAGCGTCAACGCGCCGGCGATCGTGAAGTCCACGTTCGGGGAAGACCGGGCGCTGACGGCGACGTGGATCAACCTGCTGGGCCTGATTCTGCTGTTGCTGCTGCAACCGGTCGGCGGGATCGTCAGCGACCGCGTCGGACGCAAGCCGCTGCTGATCTTCTTCGGGGTGGGCGGCGTGCTCTACACGTATGTGCTGCTCACCTACCTTCCGGAGACGACCTCGTCGCTGGCGGCGTTCGCGCTGGTCGCGGTCGGTTACATCATCCTCACCGGGTACACCTCGATCAACGCGATCGTGAAAGCCGAGCTGTTCCCCGCCGACATCCGTGCCCTGGGTGTGGGACTGGGCTATGCGCTCGCGAACTCCGTCTTCGGCGGCACGGCGCCGGTCCTGTTCCAGGCGTCCAAGTCGGCCGGTCACGTCGGCTGGTTCATCTTCTACGTGACGGTCGTGATCGGGATCAGTCTGCTGGTCTACATCTTCGGGCTGAAGAACAAGGCGGACACGGTGCTCGATCGCGAGCAGGGGAGCGCGTGGGGCGTGCCTGTGCCTTCGGGCCCCCGCTGA